DNA from Xylanivirga thermophila:
TGCACTGATAATAGATATGGCACTTGGATGTTCATCTAATTCGGTATTGCATATGTCGGCAATAGCCCATGAGGCGGGGATAGATTTTGACCTTGACAGCATAAATGATACAAGTGAAAAGGTGCCAAACCTATGTAGGTTAAGCCCTGCAGGCCTTCATCATATGGAGGATCTACATAGGGCAGGGGGTATACCTGCCATTATGGCAGAACTGTCTAATAACTGTCTTATGGATTTAAATGTGAACGTGATTGAAGGCGGGAGTATGGGAGATAGGATAAAGGGTGCAAAGGTATCTGATTATGACGTCATACGTCCCGTAGATAATCCCTATAGCATTACCGGTGGCATTGCGATATTAAAGGGTAATTTGGCGCCTCGAGGTGCAGTGGTAAAAAAAGCAGCAGTAGATTCTGATATGATGGTACATAAAGGTCCGGCTAGGGTATTTGATTCGGAAGAGGCAGCCTTTAATGCCATATTATCAGGTAGTATACAAAAAGGTGATGTGGTTGTTATACGCTATGAAGGACCAAAGGGTGGGCCTGGGATGAAGGAGATGTTATCTCCCACCTCTGCCATAGCAGGTATGGGGCTTGATAGGGATGTGGCCCTTATAACCGATGGACGTTTCTCAGGGGCTACTAGGGGTGCCGCCATAGGACATATATCGCCAGAGGCTATGGAAGGCGGACCTATTGCAGTAATACAGGAAGGGGATATAATATCCATAGATATACCAAATGGTCGGTTGGATATCGAGATAGATGGAAATATGCTTGAGGATAGAATTGATAACTGGATCCCGCCCCAGCCGAAGATAAAGAAGGGGTATCTAGCTAGATATGCAAAAATGGTATCATCTGCAGATAAGGGTGCTGTGCTGGATTTTTAGCCAAAAAAAGCCGCTTTTATGCGGCTTTTTTTGATTGCTTTTATAGTCTGCTAGCGGCTTCTTTATCCAGAATGATAGTAGCATTTGGATGAAGTTGGAGTACAGAGGCAGGCACTACAGGAGTGACTGGCCCATTTATAGTATTATAGATAGCTTCTGCCTTGTCGGCCCCTTTTGCCATAAGGATTATGTTTTGGGCGTGCATTATGCTCTTTATACCCATTGATAATGCCTTTGTAGGTACCTCATCTATGGAATTAAAGAACCGAGAATTTGCTTCTCTGGTGCCTTGATCCAAAGTTACTATATGGGTAACAGCATCAAAGGGCGTACCTGGTTCATTAAACCCTATATGTCCATTGCGGCCAATGCCTAATATCTGCAGGTCAATGCCTCCTGCATCTTCTATTTTTTGATCATATTTTTTACATTCTTCTTCTAGATTTTTTGCCTGTCCATCTGGAATGTTTATATTTTCTTTTGGCAAATTTACATATTTAAATAAGTTTTCATGCATAAATGTATGATAGCTGCAGGCATGCTCCTGTGAAATACCTACGTATTCATCCAGATTAAATGTAGTTACTTTGGAAAAATCCAATTTATCGTCTTTATGTAATTGGACTAATTTTTTATATAATCCTATGGGAGTACTGCCGGTAGCCAGACCTAATATGGCATTTGGCTTTGTACTGATGAGATCTACAAATTCTTTAGATGCTATAACATCCATTTCATCAGCTGTATTGCAAACAATAACATTCACTTGTAAAACCTCCTTATAATTTTGTAAACCATTACCTATATTATAACATCCTTTTGGTTGTTTTTAATACAAAAAAGAGATAAAATAATAAATAGAGAGGTTAAAGGGGGGAAAAGCTTGGGTGGTTTGGCGTATCTTATACATTATTTTAGGAAGTTTTATCCATGCGGTAGCCATAAATGCATTTTATATGCCCCATAATCTGCTAAGTGGTGGTGTAACAGGTGTGGCAATGTTGCTTGAATATAAATATGGTATACCTACCGGTATTACATCTATATTGCTTAATATCCCATTATTTATAGCAGGATATAAATATGTAAGCAGGCGTTTTACCTATTTTAGTATATTGGGTACGGTAAGTTCGTCCATATTTTTACTTATCACGCAAGGATGGATAGTGGATATACAGGATACTATGGTATCCTGCCTAATAGGAGGATTACTATCAGGTATAGGCATAGGATTAGTAATAAAAAATAGGGGTTCACTTGGGGGCACCGATATTCTTTCAGTTATAGTAAATAAATATTTTTCTTTTAGCATAGGTACTACTACGATGGCCATAAATGCTATAATACTAACACTTGCCGCTATGCAATTTGGCATAGAACGGGCGGCATATACTTTAGTTGCATTATATGTGTGCAATAAGGCCCTTGATAATATACAGGAGGGATTTAATCATAAGAAGAGTATAATAATAATCTCAGATAATGCAGACGAGGTTGCCAAAGCAATTTTTAAAAAGATAAAGAGGGGCATTACATTCTTAAATGGTGAAGGCGGTTATACAGGCAAGCAAAAGAAGATAATATATATTGTACTCCGTACAACTGAGTTATCAAGGGTACGGGATACAGTACGACAGGTAGATCCGGCGGCATTCATCACAATAGTCGATGCCAGAGAGGTGGAAGGTAAGGGTTTTGATGGTCCGCCATTATTTTAAGGAGGAAAAGGAAATGGATCTTAATAGTTTGGTGGAAGGATACAGAGAAGATATAATAAATTCCACAAAGGAGATTATAGCTATTCCTAGCGTACAAGGGGAGCCCTTAGCAGGGAAACCCTTTGGAGAAGGCGTTGCAGAGGCGTTGGATTATGCATGTAATCTTGCAAGAAATCTAGGCTTTCATGTAGTCGATGTGGATGGGTATGGTGCCCATGCAGAAATCGGAGAAGGGGATGAAACCCTTGGTATACTGGTACACCTAGATGTAGTACCTGCAGGCGAAGGATGGACATATGAGCCCTATAGCCCGCAGATACATGATGGGAAGCTCTATGGCAGGGGTGCCATAGATGACAAGGGGCCTACCATTGCAGCTATGTATGCTATGAAGGCTTTGCTTGATAGTGGTGTAAAGCTCAATAAAAAGGTGCGAATGATATTTGGTACCGATGAGGAGAGTGGTTGGGAGGGTATGGAATATTACCTTTCAAAGCAGCCCATGCCCCAGTTTGGCATAGTGCCAGATGGCAATTATCCTGTAATACATGCGGAAAAGGGCATTCTTACATTGGCTTTTAAAAAAGAGTTTAATGGAGCGGAGCATATAGCATCCAATATAGAGGGTATAAAGGGCGGAACTAGGCCTAATATGGTGCCTGATGAATGCCTTTGTGTATTTTCATCTCCTAGGGATGGGGATAAGGTATTGACGTATTTGAATACTTTTAGGGAATATACAAAATGTAATATAGAAGCAGATTTTAATGAGGCGGGAGGTGCTGTGCTTAGATTTATGGGAAAATCGGCCCATGCAAGTACTCCGAAGAAGGGGGTAAATGCCATAGCAGGCACTCTAGGTTTTCTATGTTCATTGGGTATAGGCAATAGTCCCATGGAGCAGTTTATAACATTTTTAAATGATAGAATAGGACCAGATTTTGATGGTGATGGGCTTGGAATTAAATTGGAGGATAATGTATCAGGTAAGCTCACCTTGAATCTTGGTAAGATAGATATAGACAAGGAGAGGGGCGAAGCTGTAATAAATATACGCTATCCTGTAGAGTATAAATTAGATGATATAATGAACAGGATATATAAGGCAATTGAAGGTACTGATGTCGAAGTAGAGATACAGGGCCATTCAGCGCCTCTTTATGTGCCTGAAGATCATCCTTTAGTACAAAAACTTTTGAAAATATATAATGAACAGACCGGTCAAGAAGCAAAACCCATAGCTATAGGCGGTGGAACTTATGCTAGAGCTACAGAAAATACAGTTGCATTTGGCGCCCAATTTCCGGGTAGACCTGAGATGGCCCATCAAAAGGATGAATATATAGAGGTAGAGGATCTTATTTTGAATGCAAAGATATATGCAAATGCGATATATGAATTGACAAGGTAGTAAAAGTGGTGGCAGATTATACGATCTGGCCGCCACTTTTTTCTAACGTTAACAAGTATGTCTTTGATTTTATGCCACCACCCCCGCTATATCCCCCGAGTCTACCATTGGAGCCAACTACTCGATGGCAGGGTATTATAATGGGTACAGGATTTTTACTACAGGCCTGTGCAACTGCCCTGTATCCTTTTGGGGAACCGATTTCTATTGCAATGTCCTTATAGGTTTTGGTGCTGCCATAGGGTATGGAAGAAAGGGCCTTCCATACCTTCATTTGAAATGGTGTGCCCTTTATATCAACTTTTATATTAAAATTTTTTCGGATGCCTTGAAAATATTCCATAAGCTGTATAGATACAGGGCTATCTTTAGTACAAACTATAGATATATCCTTGTTTAAGTTATATCCTATATCTATTTGACACACTCCGGCGGGAGTGGATTTGATAAATATTATGCCTATGGGGCTGTTTATATATGAAAAGGTGTAGAAATTATTCATATAAAATTCTTCTCCTTTACGATCTAAATTGCAATATTAAATGCAACACTTTTGAGAAAATCATACTTATCCATTTACTTCCTCTTGTCAAGGGGAGGGTGGAGATTTTCGAGTGTATACGAGAAAATACTACCCAACCTTGACAACGATGGTAATGATATAATTATACATAGGTATTTTAGAAAAATATATAGAAAAGAGGAAAAAAGAAAAGGTGAAAAAACTGTGGAAGATGTTTTGGATTTTTTTTAGAATCGGCGCATTTACCTTTGGTGGTGGATTTGCCATGATACCTCTCATCGAAAAAGAGATAGTAGACAAGCAGGGGTGGGTAGATGAGGAAGAGATAATAGATGTATTTGCCTTGGCTCAGTCTGTGCCAGGTGCCATAGGTATAAATGCATCTACATTTGTAGGATACAAGGTAGCAGGATTTCAAGGTGCTATAATTGCCACTCTAGGTATGGTAATTCCGTCATTTATAACAATAACACTCATCGCTTCAGTATTTACAAAATTT
Protein-coding regions in this window:
- the ilvD gene encoding dihydroxy-acid dehydratase — protein: MISDRVKRGVEKAPHRSLFYAMGYTEEELSRPLIGVINAKSDIIPGHIHLDMIAKAVKTGILMAGGTPIEVPSIGVCDGIAMNHIGMKYSLASRELIADGIETLAMAHGFDGLVLIPNCDKIVPGMIMGAVRINIPSIVISGGPMLAGFYNGGAADLSLVFEGVGAVKAGMMDEYELKCLEEKACPGCGSCSGMYTANSMNCLAEALGIALMGNGTIPAVDAERIRMAKKAGMVIMEAVKQNICPRDIINKASLKNALIIDMALGCSSNSVLHMSAIAHEAGIDFDLDSINDTSEKVPNLCRLSPAGLHHMEDLHRAGGIPAIMAELSNNCLMDLNVNVIEGGSMGDRIKGAKVSDYDVIRPVDNPYSITGGIAILKGNLAPRGAVVKKAAVDSDMMVHKGPARVFDSEEAAFNAILSGSIQKGDVVVIRYEGPKGGPGMKEMLSPTSAIAGMGLDRDVALITDGRFSGATRGAAIGHISPEAMEGGPIAVIQEGDIISIDIPNGRLDIEIDGNMLEDRIDNWIPPQPKIKKGYLARYAKMVSSADKGAVLDF
- the nagB gene encoding glucosamine-6-phosphate deaminase; this encodes MNVIVCNTADEMDVIASKEFVDLISTKPNAILGLATGSTPIGLYKKLVQLHKDDKLDFSKVTTFNLDEYVGISQEHACSYHTFMHENLFKYVNLPKENINIPDGQAKNLEEECKKYDQKIEDAGGIDLQILGIGRNGHIGFNEPGTPFDAVTHIVTLDQGTREANSRFFNSIDEVPTKALSMGIKSIMHAQNIILMAKGADKAEAIYNTINGPVTPVVPASVLQLHPNATIILDKEAASRL
- a CDS encoding YitT family protein: MVWRILYIILGSFIHAVAINAFYMPHNLLSGGVTGVAMLLEYKYGIPTGITSILLNIPLFIAGYKYVSRRFTYFSILGTVSSSIFLLITQGWIVDIQDTMVSCLIGGLLSGIGIGLVIKNRGSLGGTDILSVIVNKYFSFSIGTTTMAINAIILTLAAMQFGIERAAYTLVALYVCNKALDNIQEGFNHKKSIIIISDNADEVAKAIFKKIKRGITFLNGEGGYTGKQKKIIYIVLRTTELSRVRDTVRQVDPAAFITIVDAREVEGKGFDGPPLF
- the pepV gene encoding dipeptidase PepV, yielding MDLNSLVEGYREDIINSTKEIIAIPSVQGEPLAGKPFGEGVAEALDYACNLARNLGFHVVDVDGYGAHAEIGEGDETLGILVHLDVVPAGEGWTYEPYSPQIHDGKLYGRGAIDDKGPTIAAMYAMKALLDSGVKLNKKVRMIFGTDEESGWEGMEYYLSKQPMPQFGIVPDGNYPVIHAEKGILTLAFKKEFNGAEHIASNIEGIKGGTRPNMVPDECLCVFSSPRDGDKVLTYLNTFREYTKCNIEADFNEAGGAVLRFMGKSAHASTPKKGVNAIAGTLGFLCSLGIGNSPMEQFITFLNDRIGPDFDGDGLGIKLEDNVSGKLTLNLGKIDIDKERGEAVINIRYPVEYKLDDIMNRIYKAIEGTDVEVEIQGHSAPLYVPEDHPLVQKLLKIYNEQTGQEAKPIAIGGGTYARATENTVAFGAQFPGRPEMAHQKDEYIEVEDLILNAKIYANAIYELTR
- a CDS encoding methylated-DNA--[protein]-cysteine S-methyltransferase, whose amino-acid sequence is MNNFYTFSYINSPIGIIFIKSTPAGVCQIDIGYNLNKDISIVCTKDSPVSIQLMEYFQGIRKNFNIKVDIKGTPFQMKVWKALSSIPYGSTKTYKDIAIEIGSPKGYRAVAQACSKNPVPIIIPCHRVVGSNGRLGGYSGGGGIKSKTYLLTLEKSGGQIV
- a CDS encoding chromate transporter is translated as MKKLWKMFWIFFRIGAFTFGGGFAMIPLIEKEIVDKQGWVDEEEIIDVFALAQSVPGAIGINASTFVGYKVAGFQGAIIATLGMVIPSFITITLIASVFTKFQDALIVQAALKGIRATVVALIGIAAVKMGKAAIKDRISLAIAIVGLILLLVFNVQAIYIIMISALMGLAFFYLSRKEGNSEE